From a region of the Brachionichthys hirsutus isolate HB-005 chromosome 9, CSIRO-AGI_Bhir_v1, whole genome shotgun sequence genome:
- the prg4b gene encoding proteoglycan 4b: protein MSLPRSGSSTRSGNVTVTVALTTHVPDTDSAPVGTEGPPGATTGQTEATPPEATSQPQDTPVPHKPTPTRPPVAKPSSKPETTPVDGASIDNTGEYQSDESNSTNLCSGQPVSAAATLSNGTVAVFREHVFWLLDRNRVPGPAQSITRVWGVPSPIDTVFTRCNCQGKTYIFKGAQYWRFENDVLDAGYPRLIKTGFDGLQGQITAALSVTQYRMRKESVYFFKRGGFVQKYSYQFGTSGTCGRRVQYAVQARRVRQIASVLGPAVNIRTSWRGFPSTITAAVSIPSNREPEGYKYYVFSRSKSYNVRMDGERPVINAPAANVPPQSHVFKCPKKA, encoded by the exons ATGTCACTCCCGAGGAG CGGTTCTTCTACCAGATCTGGAAACGTTACTGTGACTGTTGCTTTGACAACACACGTCCCTGACACAGACTCAGCACCTGTTGGCACTGAAGGCCCACCGGGAGCCACCACAGGCCAGACTGAAGCCACGCCACCTGAAGCCACCTCGCAACCCCAGGATACACCTGTGCCACACAAACCAACGCCCACTAGACCACCTGTGGCTAAACCCAGCTCCAAGCCTGAGACCACACCTGTGGATGGTGCTAGCATAGACAATACTGGAGAATACCAATCGG ATGAGAGCAACTCTACAAATCTGTGTAGCGGGCAGCCGGTCAGTGCAGCCGCCACGCTGAGTAACGGCACGGTCGCGGTTTTCAGAG aacacgtcttctggttacTGGACAGAAACAGGGTCCCTGGTCCGGCCCAAAGCATCACACGGGTGTGGGGGGTCCCGTCCCCCATTGACACTGTGTTCACCCGCTGCAACTGCCAGGGAAAGACATACATTTTTAAA GGAGCCCAGTATTGGAGATTTGAAAACGACGTTTTGGACGCTGGCTATCCGAGGCTCATCAAAACCGGTTTTGATGGACTCCAAGGCCAAATCACTGCTGCTTTGTCTGTAACTCAGTACAGGATGAGGAAAGAGTCTGTGTACTTCTTCAAGAGAG GAGGCTTTGTCCAGAAATATTCATACCAGTTTGGTACCAGTGGAACATGTGGCAGGAGAGTCCAGTATGCAGTTCAAGCCCGGAGGGTTCGACAAATAG CATCTGTTCTGGGACCAGCCGTCAACATCCGGACGTCCTGGAGAGGTTTCCCCTCCACCATCACGGCTGCTGTGTCCATCCCGAGCAACAGAGAACCAGAGGGCTACAAATACTACGTCTTCTCAAGAT CCAAATCCTACAATGTGAGGATGGACGGAGAACGTCCAGTCATCAATGCTCCTGCAGCTAATGTCCCGCCTCAGAGTCACGTCTTCAAATGTCCAAAAAAAGCGTGA